A stretch of Plutella xylostella chromosome 10, ilPluXylo3.1, whole genome shotgun sequence DNA encodes these proteins:
- the LOC105393657 gene encoding mediator of RNA polymerase II transcription subunit 13 isoform X5 encodes MTHQNHQTNGASLEDCHTNFFALTELYGIKWRKLVWGETPSGGGSGGGDGDGAAPLGDPVISSYARCLAGDILCVWRRVPAPQPQDNIYDIPAPAPPPPLSLRAAKELWIFWYGEEPDLNGLVAPELIASQGEQGSWESGLSYECRSLLFKALHNLIERCLLSRDFVRLGKWFVQPYDGDEDDVGKSPWHLSFSFAFFLHGESTVCASVDVRQHPAVRTLCARRLQRAQKHHQAKVILAPFGLEGVVTGREFSDSDPASARLLDAWRQMYPLEQGAGAVEVICGGVSMRYPAPYVLVTELEAEPDPAPAPARAPPAAALAARALRALAQPQHQTAEICNGDVSSDKCEDFVDPTRKTSCTCAKWRRRRPQRLPPFHRRQRARPPPAHHTLPTGGATACSPGSCGGGSPAAPASAPPSPQPQTTLVQHQLHSSAQLPTTLHTPAPTPDPLAPPTPAPPSAPPAKLFSQGDSPPSGAAASLPREPASSELLKRPVLPPAEPAPDPLEDEHSLHMLYDYTTVHAWLEHPVKRFKTEEPCFKEEMALGAGSTADLYEGHDHTKMAATRLNHDIKQEKEQLQVQTPPDSNKSTDDSRCVAGGRSVRAEELSKMFPTPPSMEPHAQPSPGFTLTDDCSHTPPPDPIEDWSYVFKPPTVCKYVGSSKYAPLTSLPSQCAGAVTLPSHAVYRPRWQRSEREPPPAAATTAGSKRPASPPAPAPRSVAPLSAPGSARPSPRPASPAPAAPAPACPLLLNVLLADTVLNIFRDHNFDSCTLCVCNAGPKVVGNIRGADAATYLFGSMTPGESPPASPAAPHDDDPGRCTCGFSAIVNRRLSHRAGLFYEDEMEITGLAEEPASWSRSRLADVAPQVLAACCGVSSCAAALPRAARAARAAPRCSRPLNHREYLDGGAAASLALRAASAGARAGAGAGAVHRWPFISARGPRSSRDVVRLMRRLRPLLQDAIQKRCCGARMWDGVTGPLTWRQFHRLAGRGNEDLCEPQPVPPLLVGHDRDWISLSPYAIRHWERLSLEPYAFARDVAYVVLAPDGDALTEPLRTFFRELSTSYESCRLGRHQPVTRVARDGIVRAAPGPGPDDAAADVPPGRLNDYLRAYREALRATLVPQLADLALDRSLFQHDVNRTTIATMERPSPSPMRPPSTPDHPATPGEPEPEPAAGGAGAGAAGGAAGEEEEGGAPALVVYVVEPPGAHRHRAAALHALLRLAASLADRLHHHNPLVKIISLEGVCETWGVGGGARSELRSLSFSVFTGARRLLTHTNNGKSLTGFGTAANANLFLSNKDEKNRLPYKLFSPLWVLAPPRATKDMADSWGQAGDAGAVLFLSYCLSHDQRWLLAAATDARGELRDTTAIDVHVPHRSRRRRAAPARRLGLTKLMDFTLGVMSQSAQPWRLVVGRVGRIGHGELKGWSWLLSRKNLVRASNVLREICGSCSVLYPGGVPCILSACLVSTEPDSCLRLMADRFTPDERFSQASIQSHLHTPRDVTATHILVFPTSATTQSNQMPFEQPLANGDEDLGFLGVDVMGEEMGEDNMNMSELFINNMFDMFGVAATSPRNSPRREDEAASEGSPQRQPQHGNARYEPDEQAAEAVGTVLQQPLALGYLVSTAPLGAMPPWWWAGCAHLQDSCPAFLKNALHLHAGTLQSADDFTSLTQRQHHTHPLDSQLTTDVLRYVLEGYNALSWLALDDSTHDRLSCLPIHVQVLMQLYHTTAALG; translated from the exons ACCGAGCTTTACGGCATAAAATGGCGTAAGCTCGTGTGGGGCGAGACGccgagcggcggcggcagcggcggcggcgacggcgacgGCGCGGCGCCGCTGGGCGACCCGGTGATCAGCAGCTACGCGCGCTGCCTGGCCGGCGACATCCTGTGCGTGTGGCGGCGCGTGCCGGCGCCACAGCCGCAGGACAACATCTACGACATCccggcgcccgcgccgccgccgccgctgtcgCTCCGTGCTGCGAAGGAGCTCTGGATCTTCTGGTACGGCGAGGAGCCCGACCTCAACGGCCTCGTCGCGCCGGAGCTCATCGCCAGCC AAGGAGAGCAGGGATCTTGGGAGAGTGGCCTGTCCTACGAGTGCCGTTCGCTGCTCTTCAAGGCTCTACATAATCTTATTGAAAG ATGCCTGTTGTCCCGCGACTTCGTGCGTCTCGGCAAGTGGTTCGTGCAGCCCTACGATGGCGACGAGGACGATGTCGGCAAAAG CCCGTGGCACCTGTCCTTCTCGTTCGCGTTCTTCCTGCACGGCGAGAGCACGGTGTGCGCGTCGGTGGACGTGCGCCAGCACCCCGCCGTGCGCACCCTGTGCGCGCGCCGCCTGCAGCGCGCGCAGAAGCACCACCAGGCTAAAG TGATCCTGGCGCCGTTCGGCCTCGAGGGCGTGGTGACGGGGCGCGAGTTCAGCGACAGCGACCCGGCCAGCGCGCGCCTGCTGGACGCCTGGCGACAGATGTACCCGCTGGAGCAGGGCGCTGGGGCTGTCGAG GTGATCTGCGGCGGCGTGTCTATGCGCTACCCGGCGCCGTACGTGCTGGTGACGGAGCTGGAGGCCGAGCCGgaccccgcgcccgcccccgcccgcgcgccccccgccgccgccctcgccgcgcgcgcgctgcgGGCCCTCGCGCAGCCGCAGCACCAG ACGGCAGAGATATGCAACGGTGACGTGTCGTCGGACAAGTGTGAAGACTTCGTGGACCCCACGCGCAAGACATCCTGTACCTGTGCCAA gtggcgccgccgccgcccgcagcGCCTGCCGCCCTTCCACCGCCGCcagcgcgcccgcccgccgcccgcccaccACAC GTTGCCGACGGGTGGCGCGACGGCGTGCTCGCCCGGCAGCTGCGGCGGGGGCTCGCCGGCCGCGCCCGCCTccgcgccgccgtcgccgcagCCGCAGACCACGCTCGTGCAGCATCAG CTACACAGCAGCGCGCAGCTGCCGACCACGCTGCACACGCCGGCGCCCACGCCGGACCCGCTGGCGCCGCCCacgcccgcgccgccctccGCGCCGCCCGCCAAGCTGTTTAGCCAA GGCGACTCCCCCCccagcggcgcggcggcgtcgCTCCCGCGCGAGCCGGCGAGCAGCGAGCTGCTGAAGCGGCCCGTGCTGCCGCCGGCCGAGCCCGCGCCCGACCCGCTCGAGGACGAGCACTCGCTGCACATGCTGTACGACTACACCACCGTGCACGCCTG GCTGGAGCATCCCGTCAAGCGGTTCAAGACGGAGGAGCCATGTTTCAAAGAAGAGATGGCGCTGGGTGCGGGGTCAACGGCCGACCTGTATGAAGGCCATGACCACACCAAGATGGCCGCCACAAGACTCAACCACGACATCAAGCAGGAGAAAGAACAG CTGCAAGTCCAAACGCCGCCGGACTCCAACAAGTCCACAGACGACAGTCGCTGCGTGGCCGGCGGGCGCTCAGTACGTGCCGAGGAGCTGAGCAAGATGTTCCCGACGCCGCCGAGCATGGAGCCCCACGCGCAGCCCAGCCCCGGGTTCACGCTGACGGACGACTGCTCGCACACGCCGCCGCCTGATCCTATTGAG GACTGGTCGTACGTGTTCAAGCCGCCCACCGTGTGCAAGTACGTGGGCTCGTCCAAGTACGCGCCGCTGACGTCGCTGCCGTCGCAGTGCGCGGGCGCCGTGACGCTGCCGTCGCACGCCGTGTACCGCCCGCGCTGGCAGCGCAGCGAGCGcgagccgccgcccgccgccgccaccaccg CAGGCTCCAAGCGTCCAGCAtcaccccccgcgcccgcgccgcgctccGTGGCCCCCCTCTCCGCTCCCGGCTCGGCGCGCCcctccccgcgccccgcgtcgcccgcccccgccgcgcccgcgcccgcctgcCCACTGCTACTCAATGTGTTGTTGGCAGACACGGTGCTCAACATCTTCAGGGACCACAACTTCGACAGTTGCACGCTGTGTGTGTGCAATGCTGGGCCTAAG GTGGTAGGTAATATCCGTGGCGCGGACGCGGCGACGTACCTGTTCGGGTCGATGACCCCGGGCGAGTCGCCCCCCGCGTCCCCCGCCGCCCCGCACGACGACGACCCCGGCCGATGTACCTGCGGCTTCAGTGCGATAGTCAACAGGAGACTGTCGCATCGCGCCGGACTGTTCTATGAGGACGAGATGGAGATCACTGGCTTGG CGGAGGAGCCGGCGTCGTGGTCGCGCTCGCGGCTCGCGGACGTGGCGCCGCAGGTGCTGGCGGCGTGCTGCGGCGTGAGCTCGTGCGCCGCCGCGCTGCCCCGCGCTGCTCGGgcagcccgcgccgcgccgcgctgcTCCCGCCCTCTCAACCACCGAGA ATACCTagacggcggcgcggcggcgagcCTGGCGCTGCGTGCCGCCAgcgcgggggcgcgcgcgggggcgggggcgggggccgtGCACCGCTGGCCGTTCATCTCCGCGCGCGGCCCGAGGTCGTCCCGGGATGTCGTCAG ATTGATGCGTCGCCTACGGCCGCTGCTGCAGGACGCGATCCAGAAGCGGTGCTGCGGCGCGCGCATGTGGGACGGCGTGACGGGCCCGCTGACGTGGCGGCAGTTCCACCGGCTGGCGGGCCGCGGCAACGAGGACCTGTGCGAGCCGCAGCCCGTGCCGCCGCTGCTCGTGGGCCACGACCGCGACTGGATCTCCCTCTCCCCGTACGCCATCCGCCACTGGGAGCGCCTCTCCCTCGAGCCCTACGCCTTCGCGCGCGACGTGGCCTACGTGGTGCTCGCGCCCGACGGCGACGCGCTCACCGAGCCGCTGCGCACGTTCTTCCGCGAGCTGTCCACGTCGTACGAGTCGTGCCGGCTCGGGCGCCACCAGCCCGTGACGCGCGTGGCCCGGGACGGCATCGTGCGCGCCGCGCCCGGCCCCGGCCCGGacgacgccgccgccgacgtGCCGCCCGGCCGCCTCAACGACTACCTGCGCGCCTACCGCGAGGCGCTGCGGGCCACGCTCGTGCCGCAGCTCGCGGACCTGGCGCTGGACCGCTCGCTGTTCCAGCACGACGTGAACCGCACCACCATCGCCACCATGGAGCGGCCGTCGCCGTCGCCCATGAGGCCGCCGTCCACGCCGGACCACCCGGCCACGCCCGGCGAGCCGGAGCCCGAGccggcggcggggggcgcgggggcgggcgcggcggggggcgcggcgggcgagGAGGAGGAGGGCGGCGCGCCCGCGCTGGTGGTGTACGTGGTGGAGCCGCCGGGCGCGCACcgccaccgcgccgccgcgctgcaCGCGCTGCTGCGCCTCGCCGCCTCCCTCGCCGACCGCCTACACCACCACAACCCGCTCGTCAAG ATAATCTCGCTCGAAGGCGTGTGCGAGACGTGGGGcgtgggcggcggcgcgcgctcggAGCTTCGCTCGCTCTCGTTCTCCGTATTCACTGGGGCAAGGAGACTGCTCACGCACACCAACAACGGCAAGTCGCTCACCGGCTTCGGGACTGCGGCTAATGCCAACCTGTTTCTGAGTAATAAGGAT GAAAAGAACCGTCTCCCGTACAAGCTCTTCTCCCCGCTGTGGGTGTTAGCGCCACCCAGAGCCACTAAGGACATGGCGGACAGCTGGGGGCAGGCGGGCGACGCGGGCGCGGTGTTGTTCCTGTCGTACTGCCTGTCTCACGACCAGCGCTGGCTGTTGGCGGCTGCTACTGATGCGAGGGGCGAGCTGAGGGATACCACGGCTATTGATGTGCACGTCCCACACAG ATCGCGACGGAGacgcgcggcgccggcgcggcggctcGGGCTCACGAAGCTGATGGACTTCACGCTGGGCGTGATGAGCCAGTCCGCGCAGCCGTGGCGCCTCGTCGTCGGCAGGGTCGGCCGGATCGGACATGGGGAACTAAAAG GCTGGAGCTGGCTCCTGTCTCGCAAGAACCTGGTCCGCGCGTCCAACGTGCTCCGCGAGATATGCGGCTCGTGCTCCGTGCTGTACCCGGGCGGGGTGCCGTGCATCCTGTCCGCGTGCCTCGTGTCCACCGAGCCCGACTCGTGCCTGCGCCTCATGGCCGACAG ATTCACCCCGGACGAGCGGTTCTCGCAGGCGTCGATACAGTCGCACCTGCACACGCCGCGCGACGTCACCGCCACGCACATACTCGTGTTCCCCACCTCCGCTACTACTCAG TCGAACCAGATGCCGTTCGAGCAGCCGCTAGCGAACGGCGACGAGGACCTCGGCTTCCTCGGCGTGGACGTGATGGGCGAGGAGATGGGCGAGGACAACATGAACATGTCGGAGCTGTTCATCAACAACATGTTCGACATGTTCGGCGTGGCCGCCACCTCGCCAAGGAACAGTCCGAGGAGAGAAGATGAAGCGGCGAGTGAGGGCAGCCCGCAGCGGCAGCCGCAGCACGGGAACGCCAGATATGAGCCGGATGAGCAGGCTGCG GAAGCGGTCGGCACCGTCCTCCAGCAACCTCTAGCCCTGGGCTACCTAGTCTCCACAGCTCCACTGGGCGCCATGCCGCCCTGGTGGTGGGCGGGCTGCGCGCACCTGCAGGACTCGTGTCCGGCGTTCCTCAAGAACGCACTGCATCTGCACGCCGGCACGCTGCAGTCCGCCGACGACTTCACCTCGCTCACGCAGCGCCAGCACCACACGCATCCGCTGGATAGCCAGCTCACTACCGATGTGCTTAG
- the LOC105393657 gene encoding mediator of RNA polymerase II transcription subunit 13 isoform X3 — translation MTHQNHQTNGASLEDCHTNFFALTELYGIKWRKLVWGETPSGGGSGGGDGDGAAPLGDPVISSYARCLAGDILCVWRRVPAPQPQDNIYDIPAPAPPPPLSLRAAKELWIFWYGEEPDLNGLVAPELIASQGEQGSWESGLSYECRSLLFKALHNLIERCLLSRDFVRLGKWFVQPYDGDEDDVGKSPWHLSFSFAFFLHGESTVCASVDVRQHPAVRTLCARRLQRAQKHHQAKVILAPFGLEGVVTGREFSDSDPASARLLDAWRQMYPLEQGAGAVEVICGGVSMRYPAPYVLVTELEAEPDPAPAPARAPPAAALAARALRALAQPQHQTAEICNGDVSSDKCEDFVDPTRKTSCTCAKWRRRRPQRLPPFHRRQRARPPPAHHTLPTGGATACSPGSCGGGSPAAPASAPPSPQPQTTLVQHQLHSSAQLPTTLHTPAPTPDPLAPPTPAPPSAPPAKLFSQGDSPPSGAAASLPREPASSELLKRPVLPPAEPAPDPLEDEHSLHMLYDYTTVHAWLEHPVKRFKTEEPCFKEEMALGAGSTADLYEGHDHTKMAATRLNHDIKQEKEQEDVKEYKNLFTINGLCPTLKDLDQIFDNSDDASGDESLQVQTPPDSNKSTDDSRCVAGGRSVRAEELSKMFPTPPSMEPHAQPSPGFTLTDDCSHTPPPDPIEDWSYVFKPPTVCKYVGSSKYAPLTSLPSQCAGAVTLPSHAVYRPRWQRSEREPPPAAATTAGSKRPASPPAPAPRSVAPLSAPGSARPSPRPASPAPAAPAPACPLLLNVLLADTVLNIFRDHNFDSCTLCVCNAGPKVVGNIRGADAATYLFGSMTPGESPPASPAAPHDDDPGRCTCGFSAIVNRRLSHRAGLFYEDEMEITGLAEEPASWSRSRLADVAPQVLAACCGVSSCAAALPRAARAARAAPRCSRPLNHREYLDGGAAASLALRAASAGARAGAGAGAVHRWPFISARGPRSSRDVVRLMRRLRPLLQDAIQKRCCGARMWDGVTGPLTWRQFHRLAGRGNEDLCEPQPVPPLLVGHDRDWISLSPYAIRHWERLSLEPYAFARDVAYVVLAPDGDALTEPLRTFFRELSTSYESCRLGRHQPVTRVARDGIVRAAPGPGPDDAAADVPPGRLNDYLRAYREALRATLVPQLADLALDRSLFQHDVNRTTIATMERPSPSPMRPPSTPDHPATPGEPEPEPAAGGAGAGAAGGAAGEEEEGGAPALVVYVVEPPGAHRHRAAALHALLRLAASLADRLHHHNPLVKIISLEGVCETWGVGGGARSELRSLSFSVFTGARRLLTHTNNGKSLTGFGTAANANLFLSNKDEKNRLPYKLFSPLWVLAPPRATKDMADSWGQAGDAGAVLFLSYCLSHDQRWLLAAATDARGELRDTTAIDVHVPHRSRRRRAAPARRLGLTKLMDFTLGVMSQSAQPWRLVVGRVGRIGHGELKGWSWLLSRKNLVRASNVLREICGSCSVLYPGGVPCILSACLVSTEPDSCLRLMADRFTPDERFSQASIQSHLHTPRDVTATHILVFPTSATTQSNQMPFEQPLANGDEDLGFLGVDVMGEEMGEDNMNMSELFINNMFDMFGVAATSPRNSPRREDEAASEGSPQRQPQHGNARYEPDEQAAEAVGTVLQQPLALGYLVSTAPLGAMPPWWWAGCAHLQDSCPAFLKNALHLHAGTLQSADDFTSLTQRQHHTHPLDSQLTTDVLRYVLEGYNALSWLALDDSTHDRLSCLPIHVQVLMQLYHTTAALG, via the exons ACCGAGCTTTACGGCATAAAATGGCGTAAGCTCGTGTGGGGCGAGACGccgagcggcggcggcagcggcggcggcgacggcgacgGCGCGGCGCCGCTGGGCGACCCGGTGATCAGCAGCTACGCGCGCTGCCTGGCCGGCGACATCCTGTGCGTGTGGCGGCGCGTGCCGGCGCCACAGCCGCAGGACAACATCTACGACATCccggcgcccgcgccgccgccgccgctgtcgCTCCGTGCTGCGAAGGAGCTCTGGATCTTCTGGTACGGCGAGGAGCCCGACCTCAACGGCCTCGTCGCGCCGGAGCTCATCGCCAGCC AAGGAGAGCAGGGATCTTGGGAGAGTGGCCTGTCCTACGAGTGCCGTTCGCTGCTCTTCAAGGCTCTACATAATCTTATTGAAAG ATGCCTGTTGTCCCGCGACTTCGTGCGTCTCGGCAAGTGGTTCGTGCAGCCCTACGATGGCGACGAGGACGATGTCGGCAAAAG CCCGTGGCACCTGTCCTTCTCGTTCGCGTTCTTCCTGCACGGCGAGAGCACGGTGTGCGCGTCGGTGGACGTGCGCCAGCACCCCGCCGTGCGCACCCTGTGCGCGCGCCGCCTGCAGCGCGCGCAGAAGCACCACCAGGCTAAAG TGATCCTGGCGCCGTTCGGCCTCGAGGGCGTGGTGACGGGGCGCGAGTTCAGCGACAGCGACCCGGCCAGCGCGCGCCTGCTGGACGCCTGGCGACAGATGTACCCGCTGGAGCAGGGCGCTGGGGCTGTCGAG GTGATCTGCGGCGGCGTGTCTATGCGCTACCCGGCGCCGTACGTGCTGGTGACGGAGCTGGAGGCCGAGCCGgaccccgcgcccgcccccgcccgcgcgccccccgccgccgccctcgccgcgcgcgcgctgcgGGCCCTCGCGCAGCCGCAGCACCAG ACGGCAGAGATATGCAACGGTGACGTGTCGTCGGACAAGTGTGAAGACTTCGTGGACCCCACGCGCAAGACATCCTGTACCTGTGCCAA gtggcgccgccgccgcccgcagcGCCTGCCGCCCTTCCACCGCCGCcagcgcgcccgcccgccgcccgcccaccACAC GTTGCCGACGGGTGGCGCGACGGCGTGCTCGCCCGGCAGCTGCGGCGGGGGCTCGCCGGCCGCGCCCGCCTccgcgccgccgtcgccgcagCCGCAGACCACGCTCGTGCAGCATCAG CTACACAGCAGCGCGCAGCTGCCGACCACGCTGCACACGCCGGCGCCCACGCCGGACCCGCTGGCGCCGCCCacgcccgcgccgccctccGCGCCGCCCGCCAAGCTGTTTAGCCAA GGCGACTCCCCCCccagcggcgcggcggcgtcgCTCCCGCGCGAGCCGGCGAGCAGCGAGCTGCTGAAGCGGCCCGTGCTGCCGCCGGCCGAGCCCGCGCCCGACCCGCTCGAGGACGAGCACTCGCTGCACATGCTGTACGACTACACCACCGTGCACGCCTG GCTGGAGCATCCCGTCAAGCGGTTCAAGACGGAGGAGCCATGTTTCAAAGAAGAGATGGCGCTGGGTGCGGGGTCAACGGCCGACCTGTATGAAGGCCATGACCACACCAAGATGGCCGCCACAAGACTCAACCACGACATCAAGCAGGAGAAAGAACAG GAGGACGTTAAAGAGTACAAGAATCTGTTTACCATCAACGGCCTGTGCCCCACGCTAAAGGACCTCGACCAGATATTTGACAACTCGGACGACGCCAGCGGCGATGAGTCG CTGCAAGTCCAAACGCCGCCGGACTCCAACAAGTCCACAGACGACAGTCGCTGCGTGGCCGGCGGGCGCTCAGTACGTGCCGAGGAGCTGAGCAAGATGTTCCCGACGCCGCCGAGCATGGAGCCCCACGCGCAGCCCAGCCCCGGGTTCACGCTGACGGACGACTGCTCGCACACGCCGCCGCCTGATCCTATTGAG GACTGGTCGTACGTGTTCAAGCCGCCCACCGTGTGCAAGTACGTGGGCTCGTCCAAGTACGCGCCGCTGACGTCGCTGCCGTCGCAGTGCGCGGGCGCCGTGACGCTGCCGTCGCACGCCGTGTACCGCCCGCGCTGGCAGCGCAGCGAGCGcgagccgccgcccgccgccgccaccaccg CAGGCTCCAAGCGTCCAGCAtcaccccccgcgcccgcgccgcgctccGTGGCCCCCCTCTCCGCTCCCGGCTCGGCGCGCCcctccccgcgccccgcgtcgcccgcccccgccgcgcccgcgcccgcctgcCCACTGCTACTCAATGTGTTGTTGGCAGACACGGTGCTCAACATCTTCAGGGACCACAACTTCGACAGTTGCACGCTGTGTGTGTGCAATGCTGGGCCTAAG GTGGTAGGTAATATCCGTGGCGCGGACGCGGCGACGTACCTGTTCGGGTCGATGACCCCGGGCGAGTCGCCCCCCGCGTCCCCCGCCGCCCCGCACGACGACGACCCCGGCCGATGTACCTGCGGCTTCAGTGCGATAGTCAACAGGAGACTGTCGCATCGCGCCGGACTGTTCTATGAGGACGAGATGGAGATCACTGGCTTGG CGGAGGAGCCGGCGTCGTGGTCGCGCTCGCGGCTCGCGGACGTGGCGCCGCAGGTGCTGGCGGCGTGCTGCGGCGTGAGCTCGTGCGCCGCCGCGCTGCCCCGCGCTGCTCGGgcagcccgcgccgcgccgcgctgcTCCCGCCCTCTCAACCACCGAGA ATACCTagacggcggcgcggcggcgagcCTGGCGCTGCGTGCCGCCAgcgcgggggcgcgcgcgggggcgggggcgggggccgtGCACCGCTGGCCGTTCATCTCCGCGCGCGGCCCGAGGTCGTCCCGGGATGTCGTCAG ATTGATGCGTCGCCTACGGCCGCTGCTGCAGGACGCGATCCAGAAGCGGTGCTGCGGCGCGCGCATGTGGGACGGCGTGACGGGCCCGCTGACGTGGCGGCAGTTCCACCGGCTGGCGGGCCGCGGCAACGAGGACCTGTGCGAGCCGCAGCCCGTGCCGCCGCTGCTCGTGGGCCACGACCGCGACTGGATCTCCCTCTCCCCGTACGCCATCCGCCACTGGGAGCGCCTCTCCCTCGAGCCCTACGCCTTCGCGCGCGACGTGGCCTACGTGGTGCTCGCGCCCGACGGCGACGCGCTCACCGAGCCGCTGCGCACGTTCTTCCGCGAGCTGTCCACGTCGTACGAGTCGTGCCGGCTCGGGCGCCACCAGCCCGTGACGCGCGTGGCCCGGGACGGCATCGTGCGCGCCGCGCCCGGCCCCGGCCCGGacgacgccgccgccgacgtGCCGCCCGGCCGCCTCAACGACTACCTGCGCGCCTACCGCGAGGCGCTGCGGGCCACGCTCGTGCCGCAGCTCGCGGACCTGGCGCTGGACCGCTCGCTGTTCCAGCACGACGTGAACCGCACCACCATCGCCACCATGGAGCGGCCGTCGCCGTCGCCCATGAGGCCGCCGTCCACGCCGGACCACCCGGCCACGCCCGGCGAGCCGGAGCCCGAGccggcggcggggggcgcgggggcgggcgcggcggggggcgcggcgggcgagGAGGAGGAGGGCGGCGCGCCCGCGCTGGTGGTGTACGTGGTGGAGCCGCCGGGCGCGCACcgccaccgcgccgccgcgctgcaCGCGCTGCTGCGCCTCGCCGCCTCCCTCGCCGACCGCCTACACCACCACAACCCGCTCGTCAAG ATAATCTCGCTCGAAGGCGTGTGCGAGACGTGGGGcgtgggcggcggcgcgcgctcggAGCTTCGCTCGCTCTCGTTCTCCGTATTCACTGGGGCAAGGAGACTGCTCACGCACACCAACAACGGCAAGTCGCTCACCGGCTTCGGGACTGCGGCTAATGCCAACCTGTTTCTGAGTAATAAGGAT GAAAAGAACCGTCTCCCGTACAAGCTCTTCTCCCCGCTGTGGGTGTTAGCGCCACCCAGAGCCACTAAGGACATGGCGGACAGCTGGGGGCAGGCGGGCGACGCGGGCGCGGTGTTGTTCCTGTCGTACTGCCTGTCTCACGACCAGCGCTGGCTGTTGGCGGCTGCTACTGATGCGAGGGGCGAGCTGAGGGATACCACGGCTATTGATGTGCACGTCCCACACAG ATCGCGACGGAGacgcgcggcgccggcgcggcggctcGGGCTCACGAAGCTGATGGACTTCACGCTGGGCGTGATGAGCCAGTCCGCGCAGCCGTGGCGCCTCGTCGTCGGCAGGGTCGGCCGGATCGGACATGGGGAACTAAAAG GCTGGAGCTGGCTCCTGTCTCGCAAGAACCTGGTCCGCGCGTCCAACGTGCTCCGCGAGATATGCGGCTCGTGCTCCGTGCTGTACCCGGGCGGGGTGCCGTGCATCCTGTCCGCGTGCCTCGTGTCCACCGAGCCCGACTCGTGCCTGCGCCTCATGGCCGACAG ATTCACCCCGGACGAGCGGTTCTCGCAGGCGTCGATACAGTCGCACCTGCACACGCCGCGCGACGTCACCGCCACGCACATACTCGTGTTCCCCACCTCCGCTACTACTCAG TCGAACCAGATGCCGTTCGAGCAGCCGCTAGCGAACGGCGACGAGGACCTCGGCTTCCTCGGCGTGGACGTGATGGGCGAGGAGATGGGCGAGGACAACATGAACATGTCGGAGCTGTTCATCAACAACATGTTCGACATGTTCGGCGTGGCCGCCACCTCGCCAAGGAACAGTCCGAGGAGAGAAGATGAAGCGGCGAGTGAGGGCAGCCCGCAGCGGCAGCCGCAGCACGGGAACGCCAGATATGAGCCGGATGAGCAGGCTGCG GAAGCGGTCGGCACCGTCCTCCAGCAACCTCTAGCCCTGGGCTACCTAGTCTCCACAGCTCCACTGGGCGCCATGCCGCCCTGGTGGTGGGCGGGCTGCGCGCACCTGCAGGACTCGTGTCCGGCGTTCCTCAAGAACGCACTGCATCTGCACGCCGGCACGCTGCAGTCCGCCGACGACTTCACCTCGCTCACGCAGCGCCAGCACCACACGCATCCGCTGGATAGCCAGCTCACTACCGATGTGCTTAG